Genomic window (Pradoshia sp. D12):
AAGAACATGGTAGCTATCGGCGCTTCTAGTGCTGTGCTTGGTTTAAATATTCAGGTATTTTCAGAAGTGGTTGAGGAAATATTTGGAAGAAAAGGAGCCGCTGTCGTTGAAAAGAATTTAGAAGCGATTCAAGCTGGCTATGACTTTTTAATGGAACAAATGGGTAACAAGGCTGGAGTGTTGCAGCTAGTAGAAGCTGATGGAAAAAAACGTTTATTCATGATTGGTAATGATGCGATTGCCATGGGTGCTCTGGCTGGTGGAACTCGCTTTATGGCTGCCTATCCGATTACGCCTGCCTCTGAGATAATGGAGTATTTAATTAAGCAACTGCCAAAGTTTGGAGGAGCCGTCATACAGACAGAAGATGAGATTGCTGCTTGTACGATGGCAATTGGCGCAAATTATGCAGGTGTACGCAGTTTAACAGCTTCAGCTGGTCCAGGTTTATCGCTAATGATGGAGGCAATTGGATTGTCGGGTATTACAGAAACTCCGCTTGTAATTGTCGACACACAACGTGGAGGCCCTTCGACAGGTATGCCTACAAAACAGGAACAATCCGATTTGATGGCAATGATTTATGGAACTCATGGTGAAATTCCAAAAATCGTTCTTGCACCAAGTACAGTGGAGGAAGCATTCTACGATACAGTAGAAGCTTTTAATTTAGCTGAAGAATATCAGGTTCCGGTGATTATCCTTTCCGATTTACAATTATCATTGGGTAAACAAACCGTTGAGCCTTTAGATTTTAGCAGGGTTGAGATTAGGAGAGGTAAATTAATTTCTGAGGAGTTACCTGAGCCTACTGATAAAAGTTATTTTAAGAGATATGCTGTAACGGAAGACGGGATATCACCAAGACCTCTTCCAGGAATGAAAAATGGAATCCATCATGTTACAGGCGTTGAACATGATGAGACGGGAAAACCCTCAGAGGTTGCTTCCAATCGTGTAGCTCAAATGGATAAACGAATGCGCAAAATCGAGTCTGTAAGATTTAAAGATCCAATCCATATAAATGCTGTCCATGAGAATCCAGACTTGCTATTGGTCGGATTTATTTCTACTAGAGGTGTCATTGAAGAGACGATGAAAAACCTGGCTGATGACGGGATTAAAGTCAACCATGTACATGTAAGGCTTCTTCATCCATTCCCTGCCCATGAGTTACTGCCCTATGTTCAGGATGCGAAAAAGGTAGTTGTTATCGAGAATAATGCAACAGGACA
Coding sequences:
- a CDS encoding 2-oxoacid:acceptor oxidoreductase subunit alpha — its product is MNKQLSWKVGGQQGEGIESTGEIFSIALNRLGYYLYGYRHFSSRIKGGHTNNKIRVSTTQVRSIADDLDVLVAFDQETIDVNYKELHKDGIILADTKFDPKAPLDTEAVLYSVPFTEIASQLGTSLMKNMVAIGASSAVLGLNIQVFSEVVEEIFGRKGAAVVEKNLEAIQAGYDFLMEQMGNKAGVLQLVEADGKKRLFMIGNDAIAMGALAGGTRFMAAYPITPASEIMEYLIKQLPKFGGAVIQTEDEIAACTMAIGANYAGVRSLTASAGPGLSLMMEAIGLSGITETPLVIVDTQRGGPSTGMPTKQEQSDLMAMIYGTHGEIPKIVLAPSTVEEAFYDTVEAFNLAEEYQVPVIILSDLQLSLGKQTVEPLDFSRVEIRRGKLISEELPEPTDKSYFKRYAVTEDGISPRPLPGMKNGIHHVTGVEHDETGKPSEVASNRVAQMDKRMRKIESVRFKDPIHINAVHENPDLLLVGFISTRGVIEETMKNLADDGIKVNHVHVRLLHPFPAHELLPYVQDAKKVVVIENNATGQLANILKMNIGHAEKITKLLKYDGNPFLPYEVYTKCRELV